A genomic region of Columba livia isolate bColLiv1 breed racing homer chromosome 12, bColLiv1.pat.W.v2, whole genome shotgun sequence contains the following coding sequences:
- the F8 gene encoding coagulation factor VIII isoform X2, translated as MLRSRSPSPSQRGWLPDPVVFPLSGLLGPTIRAEVYDTVVITFKNLASRPYNLHAVGVSYWKASEGAGYEDETSQPEKEGDRVDPGKTHTYIWEIQQNQGPMDGDSSCLTYSYSSNTDSVKDINSGLIGALLVCRPGTLASNWNEDTKQDFVMLFGVFDEGKSWYSEPGSLAAPQPQRHNSMELHTVNGYINGSLPGLTLCLKKKVHWHVIGLGTGPEVHSIFFEAHTFLVRGHRLSSLEISPATYLTAEIMPGTAGWFRVFCQILSHQQAGMEAMVKVDECPEERLLKMGMLSDEPEDMDYPEEDEESFHIIQVRSFVKEKPMTWTYYIAAEEMDWDYAPVKPVSLDRNITSLFLEAGPQRIGSKYKKVMFVEYEDATFTKRKVSNQPDKGILGPVIKGEVGDQFKIVFRNLASRPYNIYPHGLTSIRPYYTLKPSQGKDVKDIPIPPGQSFTYNWSITIEDGPTQADPRCLTRFYYSSIDPVRDTASGLIGPLLICFKKTMDQRGNQIMSDNMRLVLFSVFDENRSWYLEENIRRFCTDAAHVDTQDPQFYASNLMHTINGFAFDNLQSKLCLHDVVYWYVLSVGAQTDFLSVFFSGNTFKRNMVFEDVLTLFPFSGETVFMSLEKPGVWTLGCLNPDFRDRGMRAKFTVSQCQYEQYSDGEDYVNYEEEDGAFDFQPRGFSKRKRWRRPCVNEQLNNITSSRNETKNPRLCLTEPRRGALPNNGRIYDPNSNDPSTLSGTIPHPSDISVSSLPETNYELVYYESFLEDEEELSRNISQDERFGVLPPGEHLVSVSGRVHGIVSSEEGQQRLHQATPAPENALARKKVTKISEVQEPVKRTMVQSGGTLEILEAEPQKTTTHATSLWDSIASASSKAPLQQNRSSFHQNDLEHSLGLQETSSRGSEDKLLRGADKISLNLYESKETINAEPTLSTDHSSSFTLENPSASSDETEDNRTSHGVVHSHTRESNYSSNELDARLEKRPYEVISQGFYESFEGKNVSFSDLGASKPVQEQNLTDESNSLPAKSDTEQEARELAKGTSLLETTFSHTNDLEPSSYVVTEERDELVMEAVFQDATAAKELSEMDSLALSESNIIANDTRPFPNAFLNSPEQFLRHRASVPSVSSPNGRPRQARSLESKGLMNGLGLPNTTWAGSRDLLSEGYRAEQNLASQTAETAVNKKTPKACGPHSPFCSAHFKKRSLISSNTLALQSLEEKSNMVEERLPPGRDAPQALPGGGADEVHPEGRPSRDGAVWSSSEGVQHSGRSFPTQGALESEVPMAASSSETEAAVATEDLASNWEPVSLGAVGHAGGLQSPALAELQPGRGAVLGASGSMQGQGRSQMEEETNSVEQAGQFSPQPQQLKADATEDYVPESTYEQSPEEIPMQPASKENYSLSPSSPAHNHSTTEKPAKYVQASPDGRQMLSGGDVLREMGKREGQGLGEPKEYEESNSTAGKRNHAPGHMERPSLNNNTHASPLKPKADRPDYDDYGGTEQSMEDFDIYEDEEQDPRSFQGAVRQYFIAAVEVMWEYRNQRPQHFLKATRDPWSDRRKPFRQYRKVVFREYLDDSFTQPLLRGELDEHLGILGPYIRAEVEDVIMVTFKNLASRPFSFHSTLQAYEEMQGAMQGGELVQPGELRKYSWKVLPQMAPTTQEFDCKAWAYFSNVDLEKDLHSGLIGPLIICRRGVLSFIFRRQLAVQEFSLLFTIFDETKSWYFQENMERNCRPPCRIQQDNPDFKGNHSFHAINGYVSDTLPGLVMAQQQQVRWHLLNMGSTEDIHSVHFHGQLFSVRTSQEYRMGVYNLYPGVFRTVEMWPSHAGIWRVECKVGEHQQAGMSALFLVYNLNCRNALGLASGHIADSQITASGQYGQWAPHLARLDNTGSINAWSTNRNNAWIQVDLLHVMIIHGIKTQGARQKFSSLYTSQFVVFYSLDGQRWRKYKGNATSTQMLFFANVDATGVKENRFNPPIIARYIRINPTHYSIRTTLRMELIGCDLNSCSMPLGMEDRGIPDQRISASSYSTSVFSSWSPSHARLNLQGRTNAWRPKSNSPSEWLQVDFEITKKVTAIITQGAKAVFTHMFVKEFAVSSSQNGVDWSPVLQDGKEKTFKANQDHTSTVMNTLEPPLFARYVRIHPRQWHNHIALRIEFLGCDTQQEY; from the exons ATGCTTCGTTCACGCAGTCCAAGCCCAAGCCAGCGTGGATGG CTGCCTGACCCTGTTGTGTTCCCCCTTTCAGGTCTCCTGGGCCCCACCATCCGAGCAGAAGTCTATGACACAGTGGTCATCACGTTTAAGAACCTGGCCTCCCGCCCGTACAACCTCCACGCCGTTGGGGTGTCCTACTGGAAGGCGTCAGAGG GTGCAGGGTATGAGGATGAGACCAGTCAGCCAGAGAAGGAGGGTGACAGAGTGGATCCGGGAAAGACACACACGTACATCTGGGAAATCCAGCAAAACCAGGGCCCGATGGATGGCGACTCATCATGTCTGACCTACTCCTACTCCTCCAATACTGACAGCGTAAAGGACATCAACTCCGGCTTGATCGGAGCCCTGCTTGTGTGCCGGCCTG GGACCTTGGCGAGCAATTGGAATGAGGACACAAAGCAAGATTTTGTGATGCTCTTCGGAGTGTTTGATGAAG GGAAAAGCTGGTACTCTGAGCCTGGCTCCCTGGCAGCTCCTCAGCCCCAGCGTCACAACAGCATGGAGCTGCACACCGTCAATGGCTACATCAATGGCTCGCTGCCTG GTCTCACACTGTGCCTCAAGAAGAAGGTCCACTGGCACGTGATTGGGTTGGGCACTGGGCCAGAAGTCCACTCCATCTTCTTTGAAGCCCACACATTCCTGGTGAGAGGCCACCGACTCAGCAGCCTAGAAATCTCCCCTGCCACGTATCTCACAGCTGAGATTATGCCAGGAACAGCTGGCTGGTTTCGGGTGTTCTGCCAGATACTCTCCCATCAGCAAG CTGGCATGGAGGCCATGGTAAAGGTGGATGAGTGTCCAGAGGAGCGCCTGTTGAAGATGGGGATGCTGTCAGATGAGCCAGAGGACATGGATTACCCTGAAGAAGATGAGGAATCTTTTCACATCATCCAAGTGCGGTCTTTTGTTAAAGAGAAGCCTATGACCTGGACTTACTACATTGCAGCTGAGGAAATGGACTGGGACTATGCCCCTGTGAAGCCAGTTTCTCTGGACAG AAACATCACGAGCCTGTTCCTGGAGGCTGGTCCTCAGCGGATCGGTTCAAAGTATAAGAAAGTGATGTTTGTGGAATACGAGGATGCAACCTTTACGAAGCGCAAGGTGTCAAATCAACCGGACAAGGGAATTCTGGGGCCTGTCATTAAGGGAGAGGTTGGAGATCAATTTAAG ATCGTGTTCAGGAACCTGGCAAGCCGACCGTACAACATCTACCCTCATGGCCTTACCAGCATAAGGCCATACTACACCTTGAAGCCCTCTCAAG GTAAGGACGTGAAGGACATTCCTATCCCTCCTGGCCAGTCATTCACCTACAACTGGAGCATCACCATTGAGGATGGACCAACCCAAGCAGATCCTCGCTGCCTCACCCGTTTCTACTACAGCTCCATCGACCCAGTCCGAGACACAGCCTCAGGCCTGATAGGTCCCCTCTTGATCTGCTTTAAGAAGACCATGGATCAGAGGGGAAATCAG ATAATGTCAGACAACATGAGGTTGGTGCTGTTTTCGGTCTTCGACGAGAACCGCAGCTGGTACCTGGAGGAGAACATCAGGAGGTTCTGCACTGACGCAGCCCATGTGGATACCCAGGACCCCCAGTTTTATGCCTCCAACTTGATGCACA CTATTAATGGCTTTGCGTTTGACAACCTCCAGTCAAAACTCTGCCTGCATGATGTTGTGTACTGGTATGTCCTGAGCGTTGGGGCCCAAACAGATTTCCTCTCCgtcttcttctctggaaacaCATTCAAGCGCAACATGGTTTTTGAGGACGTGCTTACCCTTTTCCCGTTTTCTGGAGAAACGGTCTTCATGAGTTTGGAAAAGCCAG GTGTCTGGACACTGGGGTGCTTGAATCCTGATTTCAGAGACCGAGGGATGCGTGCCAAGTTTACAGTCTCACAGTGCCAGTATGAGCAATACTCTGATGGGGAAGATTATGTGAATTACGAGGAGGAGGATGGTGCCTTTGACTTCCAACCCCGGGGCTTCTCTAAAAGAAAGAGATGGCGCAGGCCATGTGTGAATGAGCAACTGAACAACATCACCTCTTCAAGAAATGAGACAAAGAATCCAAGATTGTGTTTGACAGAACCCAGACGTGGGGCCCTCCCGAACAATGGCAGGATTTATGATCCCAATTCCAATGACCCATCAACACTTTCAGGAACAATCCCACATCCATCTGATATTTCCGTGTCTTCTCTGCCGGAGACAAACTATGAGCTAGTCTACTATGAATCCTTCctggaagatgaagaagaatTGTCAAGAAACATCAGCCAGGATGAAAGGTTTGGAGTTCTCCCACCTGGAGAACACTTGGTGAGTGTCAGTGGAAGGGTCCATGGTATTGTGAGCTCAGAAGAAGGTCAGCAACGGCTGCATCAAGCCACACCAGCTCCAGAAAATGCTCTGGCAAGAAAGAAGGTGACAAAAATCTCAGAGGTTCAGGAGCCAGTAAAAAGGACAATGGTTCAGTCTGGTGGTACATTAGAGATCCTGGAAGCAGAACCTCAGAAGACTACTACTCATGCAACAAGCTTATGGGACTCAATTGCTTCTGCTTCTAGCAAAGCTCCTCTTCAACAGAACAGGAGCTCATTTCACCAGAATGACCTGGAGCACAGTCTGGGACTTCAAGAGACGTCTTCACGGGGTTCTGAGGACAAGTTGCTAAGAGGGGCTGATAAAATATCCTTAAATCTATATGAGTCAAAGGAGACAATCAATGCAGAACCCACTTTAAGTACTGATCACAGCTCTTCCTTCACACTGGAGAATCCTTCTGCATCTTCAGATGAGACAGAAGACAACAGGACTTCTCATGGTGTGGTTCACAGTCACACCAGAGAAAGCAATTATTCATCAAATGAGCTAGATGCTAGGCTGGAAAAAAGACCTTACGAAGTGATTTCACAAGGTTTTTATGAAtcttttgaagggaaaaatgtttctttttcagaccTGGGAGCCAGCAAACCTGTACAAGAACAAAACCTCACAGATGAAAGTAACTCCTTACCTGCAAAAAGTGACACAGAACAAGAAGCCCGTGAGCTTGCCAAAGGAACAAGCCTTCTAGAAACCACTTTTTCACACACCAATGACCTTGAGCCTTCCAGCTATGTAGTGACAGAAGAGAGGGATGAGTTAGTCATGGAGGCAGTGTTTCAGGATGCTACAGCTGCTAAGGAATTGTCAGAGATGGACAGTCTTGCCCTTTCTGAATCAAACATCATAGCCAACGACACAAGGCCATTCCCAAATGCTTTCTTAAACAGCCCTGAGCAGTTTCTGAGACACAGGGCTTCGGTCCCGAGTGTGAGCAGCCCCAACGGGAGGCCTCGACAAGCCAGGTCACTGGAGAGCAAAGGCTTGATGAATGGTCTGGGTCTTCCCAACACCACttgggctggcagcagggacctCCTCTCTGAGGGTTACAGAGCTGAGCAGAATCTGGCCAGTCAGACTGCTGAGACAGCAGTGAATAAGAAAACCCCAAAGGCATGTGGACCTCATTCCCCTTTTTGCAGTGCTCACTTCAAAAAGAGGTCCCTGATATCAAGCAACACTTTGGCTTTGCAAAGcctggaagaaaaatcaaatatggTTGAGGAAAGATTGCCCCCAGGCAGGGATGCTCCACAGGCTCTGCCTGGAGGTGGTGCTGATGAGGTGCATCCTGAGGGGAGGCCAAGCAGAGATGGGGCTGTGTGGAGCAGCAGTGAGGGGGTTCAGCACAGCGGACGCTCCTTCCCCACACAGGGAGCACTGGAGAGCGAGGTGCCGATGGCAGCAAGCAGCTCAGAAACGGAGGCTGCTGTTGCGACTGAGGACCTGGCCTCAAACTGGGAACCAGTCTCCCTGGGGGCAGTAGGACATGCAGGGGGCTTACAGAGCCCAGCTCTGGCTGAGCTGCAGCCGGGCAGGGGTGCTGTCTTGGGGGCTTCTGGGAGCATGCAAGGTCAGGGGAGAAGCCAGATGGAGGAGGAGACAAACTCTGTGGAGCAGGCGGGTCAGTTCAGTCCTCAGCCTCAGCAGCTCAAGGCCGATGCCACAGAGGACTATGTGCCTGAGAGCACATATGAGCAAAGCCCAGAAGAAATCCCTATGCAACCAGCCTCCAAAGAGAACTACTCCCTGTCTCCAAGCAGTCCTGCTCACAACCACAGCACTACTGAAAAACCAGCCAAATACGTGCAAGCCAGTCCAGATGGACGGCAGATGCTCAGTGGTGGAGATGTCCTCAGAGAaatggggaagagagagggcCAGGGCCTAGGAGAGCCCAAGGAGTATGAGgaaagcaacagcacagctgggaagaGGAACCATGCCCCAGGACATATGGAGAGACCGTCCCTGAACAACAACACCCATGCCAGCCCCTTGAAGCCAAAGGCTGACAGGCCGGACTATGATGACTACGGTGGCACAGAGCAGTCCATGGAGGATTTTGACATCTACGAGGATGAGGAGCAAGACCCGCGCTCCTTCCAGGGGGCAGTACGGCAATACTTCATTGCAGCGGTGGAGGTGATGTGGGAATACAGGAACCAGAGACCCCAGCACTTCCTAAAAGCCAC TAGGGACCCCTGGAGCGACAGGAGGAAGCCTTTCCGGCAGTACCGCAAGGTGGTTTTCCGAGAGTACCTAGACGATTCCTTCACGCAGCCGCTGCTGCGGGGAGAGCTGGACGAGCATTTGGGCATCCTTGGGCCGTACATCAGGGCAGAAGTTGAGGATGTCATCATG GTTACATTCAAGAACCTGGCCTCACGGCCCTTCTCCTTCCACTCCACACTGCAAGCCTATGAGGAGATGCAGGGTGCAATGCAGGGTGGAGAGCTGGTGCAGCCCGGTGAGCTCCGAAAGTACTCCTGGAAAGTCCTGCCCCAGATGGCACCCACCACACAGGAGTTTGACTGCAAGGCCTGGGCTTATTTCTCCAACGTGGATCTG gagAAGGACCTGCACTCAGGCCTCATTGGGCCACTGATCATCTGTCGCCGTGGGGTGCTGAGCTTCATTTTCAGGCGGCAGCTGGCCGTGCAGGAGTTCTCCCTGCTCTTCACCATCTTTGACGAGACCAAAAGCTGGTACTTCCAGGAGAACATGGAGAGGAACTGCCGCCCTCCCTGCCGCATCCAGCAGGACAACCCTGACTTTAAGGGAAACCATTCCTTCCATG CCATCAACGGCTACGTGAGTGACACGCTGCCTGGACTGGTGATGGCTCAGCAACAACAGGTCCGATGGCACCTCCTGAACATGGGCAGCACTGAGGATATCCACTCCGTCCACTTTCATGGGCAGCTGTTCAGCGTCAGGACTAGCCAGGAGTATCGCATGGGAGTCTACAACCTTTATCCCG GTGTCTTCAGGACGGTGGAGATGTGGCCCTCTCATGCCGGGATCTGGCGGGTAGAGTGCAAAGTGGGAGAGCACCAGCAAGCTGGGATGAGCGCTCTTTTCCTTGTGTACAACCTGA ACTGCCGAAACGCCCTTGGCCTGGCCTCGGGCCACATTGCAGACTCTCAGATCACTGCGTCGGGGCAGTATG GGCAGTGGGCTCCTCacctggccaggctggacaaCACTGGCTCTATCAATGCTTGGAGCACCAACCGCAACAATGCCTGGATCCAG GTGGACCTTTTGCATGTCATGATTATTCACGGCATAAAAACCCAAGGAGCCCGACAAAAGTTCTCCAGCCTTTACACCTCCCAGTTTGTTGTCTTCTACAGCCTTGATGGGCAAAGGTGGAGGAAATACAAGGGGAATGCCACCAGCACCCAGATG CTGTTCTTTGCAAATGTGGATGCAACTGGAGTGAAAGAAAATCGCTTCAACCCTCCGATCATAGCCCGGTACATCCGCATTAACCCTACTCACTACAGCATTCGGACCACGCTGCGCATGGAGCTCATCGGCTGCGATCTGAACA GCTGCTCCATGCCCTTAGGAATGGAGGACAGAGGGATCCCTGACCAGCGCATCTCCGCATCCTCTTACAGCACTAGTGTCTTCTCCAGCTGGTCACCCTCCCACGCACGCCTGAACCTGCAAGGGAGGACCAACGCATGGAGGCCAAAG AGCAACAGCCCCAGCGAGTGGTTGCAGGTGGACTTCGAAATAACCAAGAAAGTGACTGCAATCATAACCCAAGGTGCCAAAGCTGTCTTCACCCACATGTTTGTGAAGGAGTTTGCTGTCTCCAGCAGCCAGAACGGTGTGGACTGGAGCCCGGTCCTGCAGGATGGCAAGGAGAAG acttTCAAGGCAAACCAAGACCACACCAGCACAGTGATGAACACCCTGGAGCCACCCCTCTTTGCCCGCTATGTGAGGATACACCCCCGCCAGTGGCACAACCACATTGCCCTGCGGATAGAGTTCCTTGGCTGTGACACTCAGCAGGAGTACTGA